Sequence from the Burkholderia stabilis genome:
TGCGGCGCTTCGCGGACAGCGCCGGCGTGCGCATGCCCGACCAGTTCGCGGAATCGGCCGAACCGCAGCGGCCGCTCGGCCTCGGCGAGCGCATCGCGCTGCTGCGCCGCGAACCCTATGGCGCGCGCTACCTGATGCTCGCCGTCTTTCACCTGTTCCAGGGCTTCGGCTATTACGGCTTCGGCACGCTGGCCGGCACGGTCGTGAAGAGCCGCGGTTTCGACGTGACGGACAGCACGCTGTTCATCGCGCTGTCGTTCGTCGGGTATCCGATCGGCTCGCTGCTGTCGATTCCGTTGCTCAACTGGATCGAGCGCCGCACGCTCGTGATCGCATCGATCCTGTCGATCGCCTCATTCGGGCTCTGCTTCGCGTATTCGGGCAATACCGTGCTGATCGTCTGCTTCGGGTTGCTGACGACCTGTGCGTCGAACGTGTTCAGCAACGCGTATCACGTGTACCAGGCCGAGATTTTCCCGGCGCGCGTGCGCTCGACGGCGATCGGCAGCACGTATGCGTTGTCGCGCATCGTCAGTGGCGCGCTGCCGTTCGTGTTGCTGCCGGTGCTCGTCGGCTACGGTGCGGGTGCGATGTTCGGCGTGATCTCGGTCGCGCTCGGCATCGTGGCCATCACGTTGCGCGTGCTCGGGCCGCTGACCACGCGGCGCAGTCAGGATGAGATCAATCCGGTTTGAGCGTGTGCCCACCGATGGCGGGCGCAGTCCGACGCGAGATGCGTGTCGATCGATGGCTGCGTCCTTCAGTCCACGCCTGCGCGGCAAGGATCCATCGACGACATTCCCGCTTGAGCAACGACGACCGTGAATTCGATCCCCGATTCAAAATTCAATGTCATGGTCGAGAACCGCGGATCGTCATCGAGGTAGTGCTTGTACGGTCGAACGGCGTCCTCGGCCGTGTACATGTTGTCGGCGAGGACGATCGATCCCGGACGCAGCAGGCGCTCGATCCCCTTGAACAACTTCAGATAGGCGTCGGCCCATACGTCGATGAAGACCATGTCGAAGCGACCGTCCAGTTTGGCAACGGTCTCGAATACATCGCCCTCCCGCAGGTCGACATGAGCGTCCAGGCCCGCCGTTCTGACGTGATCGCGCAATCGAGCGCACTTGAGTGCATCGCGTTCGGTCGCGACGACCACGCCACGGCCCAACGTGCTCAGCGCCTGCGCGAAATACAGCGTGGACACGCCGCATGAACTGCCGAGTTCGAGGATTCTGGCCGGCCGTTGCGAGAGCACAATGTTGCGCAAGAATCCTCCCGTTTCCGGCGACACGGCTAACGATAACGCACTGCCTTGCGACAACTCGAGGTCGTCGGTGGACAGCCCGAGCGTTTCGAGAAACCGCCCGCGCAGACGGGGGGCGATCGCTTCGTATTCCTCGACTAACGACAGGAAATCCTCGTTCGATCCCTGGAACTGCGTGCGGGCGCGGGCGATGACTTCGGTCCGGCTCTCTTCGTGGAGCCGTCGCAGAAGGACGGCGGTGGGTGAATCCATGTGCGTTCCTGGGCGAGATTGATCACGTCGACGCGGTATCCGGCGACTGCGCGTCCCGTCAGGGTTGCCGCGCGGTCGCTCGATCGCGGCGATACATGGGGGGCTATGCCGTTCGGGCGAGCGTGATGGCGCGCTCGGGGCACGCCGTCACACACAGTCCGCATGACCGGCACGCATCCGCGTTCGGCGTGTAGGCGACTTTCATGCCATGCACACGCAACTTCAAGCGATACATCAGACCAAGGTCGACGTAATCGGCGTTGTCGATGCGCCGGACCTCGAACACGTTCTCAGGGCACACCGCGACGCAATCCCCTTTGCCTTCGCAACGCTTCAGATCGACGACCGGCGCGATCACGCCCGGTTTCTGCTTGCAGTCGCCCGTTGATGTTTCGCGCACGTTCACTCTCCCGTGGGCCGGTTGCTGCCGGATTGCCACGCGGTCCGGAAATGCTCGCGTTCCTCGGGTGTCATGGATTCCCACTTGCGCCAGTGGCGCCGGCCGCGCCAGCCGTGGTGTCCGCGGAATCCGCCGAACAGGATGCGGCTCAACACGAGCAGGCCCAGCGCATGGGCGAAGTCGATCGTACGGGCGCCGACGAACAGCGCCGGAATCACCCAGTTCCATAACATCATGACGACCCATCCGAGCACGCCTATGGCGACCACGACGAACAGCGCCTTGCCCGCACATCTGATTCGAAATTTCATCTGTCGACTCCTCTAGGTATTGTCCAATTCGTCATAAATGAGCTGCAGCCGGGCACGCAGATGCAAGACTGCATAGCGTTTGCGAGCGAGCAGCGTATTGATCGCGACACCGCTTTGCGCGGCCATCTCCTTGAAGGACTGGCCGCCCAGTTCGTGCGCGACAAATACCTCGCGCTGATTCGCCGGCAACTCGTCGAGCGCATCCTGCAAGGCCTTGAGCAAGAGCGTGCGAGCGTAGAGCGCTTCGGGGCCGGCATCGTGTGCCGGTAGCGCGAGGTCCAGGCGATGCTCGCTGTTCGCTTCGTCGTCGGCCTCGAACAGGTCTGTCAGCGGCTGCTCCTTCTTCTTGCGAAAACGGTCGACGATACGGT
This genomic interval carries:
- a CDS encoding 4Fe-4S dicluster domain-containing protein encodes the protein MRETSTGDCKQKPGVIAPVVDLKRCEGKGDCVAVCPENVFEVRRIDNADYVDLGLMYRLKLRVHGMKVAYTPNADACRSCGLCVTACPERAITLARTA
- a CDS encoding O-methyltransferase, whose amino-acid sequence is MDSPTAVLLRRLHEESRTEVIARARTQFQGSNEDFLSLVEEYEAIAPRLRGRFLETLGLSTDDLELSQGSALSLAVSPETGGFLRNIVLSQRPARILELGSSCGVSTLYFAQALSTLGRGVVVATERDALKCARLRDHVRTAGLDAHVDLREGDVFETVAKLDGRFDMVFIDVWADAYLKLFKGIERLLRPGSIVLADNMYTAEDAVRPYKHYLDDDPRFSTMTLNFESGIEFTVVVAQAGMSSMDPCRAGVD
- a CDS encoding RNA polymerase sigma factor — protein: MESPPTSRTMTDPDRDITAIVTRERTRLVSFIRRRIRDPDDAEDILQDVFHEFVQAYRLPAPIEQVSAWLFRAARNRIVDRFRKKKEQPLTDLFEADDEANSEHRLDLALPAHDAGPEALYARTLLLKALQDALDELPANQREVFVAHELGGQSFKEMAAQSGVAINTLLARKRYAVLHLRARLQLIYDELDNT